A genomic segment from uncultured Desulfuromonas sp. encodes:
- a CDS encoding DUF3488 and transglutaminase-like domain-containing protein, with protein MVRIKVPLDILTYLVVLLGLLPLFSWLDVPVQIVTVAACVGGLISDRRQHYLLGHKLATVLTFTFFAIYLAQLNLNNVVPPAVNLLALLLSIRLVTEKQGRHYLQIFVLSLFCLAGSSLLSLSMMYLPALILMIVGVTIGLVLLTFFHRDPSLRLNRAQMTTLLKTATILPIGSLLLMMVLFVILPRTQFPLWNFLNPQPAASTGFSDKVQPGAFASNSSAKTLAFRAECPQMDAIDLYWRGTVLNTIDGTTWFRKTLRPERSQLVDGEPVSCTITLPATDKRFLFTLDHPFNVAGIRHQHASDQVYLSRWPLNKSVSYTCQSRVGGKWLLQSKPDLDAYLQIPATVAPRVSELAEKIRQQATTAEQRINLIEEFFLRQQLSYATTDLPGPTAPVDEFLFVKKRGYCEFFASSFALLLRLCDIPARLVGGYHGGEYNNLGGYYLITEDLAHVWVEALVDQQWQRIDPSRLAINASTALQASRQQGLSLAQRTMDSLEYLWTQMIISYDLNSQLNLVRHSGSKMKQLLPSGDDLIRWTVSLVTLFLSLTLIWWLLKFRRITVQQKLLSRYLKALQRRYGVDTGVMTSGLVEQAKQLKDPDCLAFAQRYSAMLYGNKSLTTEEYRQLNDLITKIRQTKQEKT; from the coding sequence ATGGTCAGGATTAAAGTCCCTCTCGACATCCTCACCTATCTGGTAGTCCTGCTCGGTCTGCTGCCGCTGTTCAGCTGGCTGGATGTTCCTGTTCAGATTGTGACGGTAGCAGCCTGTGTTGGCGGACTTATTTCAGACCGCCGTCAGCATTATCTGTTGGGCCACAAACTGGCAACGGTGCTCACCTTTACCTTTTTCGCTATCTATCTGGCGCAACTCAATCTGAACAACGTCGTACCACCGGCGGTTAACCTGCTTGCTCTGCTACTCAGCATCCGTCTGGTGACGGAAAAGCAGGGACGCCATTATCTGCAGATTTTTGTGTTGTCGCTATTCTGTCTGGCCGGGTCATCCCTGCTCAGTTTGAGTATGATGTATCTTCCGGCGTTGATCCTGATGATTGTCGGTGTCACCATCGGTCTGGTTCTTCTCACCTTCTTCCATCGCGACCCAAGTTTGCGGCTCAATCGCGCACAGATGACCACGCTGCTCAAAACAGCAACAATTCTTCCCATCGGCTCGTTACTGCTGATGATGGTTTTGTTTGTCATTTTGCCGCGCACCCAGTTTCCATTGTGGAATTTCCTCAACCCGCAACCGGCTGCTTCGACTGGATTCAGTGACAAAGTACAGCCTGGAGCCTTTGCCAGTAACTCTTCAGCAAAAACTCTGGCATTTCGTGCCGAATGCCCTCAAATGGATGCAATTGACCTTTATTGGCGGGGAACTGTTCTCAACACCATTGATGGAACAACATGGTTTCGCAAAACCCTGCGCCCGGAGCGGTCACAATTGGTTGACGGCGAACCGGTTTCCTGCACCATCACCCTGCCCGCTACGGATAAACGTTTTCTGTTTACCCTTGATCATCCTTTTAACGTAGCGGGCATTCGCCATCAGCACGCCAGCGATCAAGTGTATCTATCTCGCTGGCCGTTGAATAAAAGTGTCAGTTACACCTGTCAGTCACGAGTTGGTGGAAAGTGGCTGCTCCAATCAAAACCTGATTTAGATGCCTACCTGCAAATACCGGCAACTGTGGCACCACGGGTCTCTGAGTTGGCAGAAAAGATTCGTCAACAGGCAACAACGGCAGAGCAACGGATTAACCTGATCGAGGAATTCTTTCTCAGACAACAGCTTAGCTATGCAACGACCGACTTGCCTGGCCCGACAGCGCCTGTCGATGAATTCCTGTTTGTCAAAAAACGTGGCTATTGTGAATTTTTTGCGTCGTCGTTTGCCCTATTATTGCGCCTGTGCGATATCCCGGCACGACTGGTCGGCGGCTATCATGGCGGGGAATATAACAATCTTGGTGGTTACTATCTGATTACTGAAGACTTGGCCCATGTCTGGGTTGAAGCTCTGGTTGATCAGCAATGGCAACGGATCGATCCCAGTCGTTTGGCGATCAATGCCTCAACTGCCCTGCAGGCCTCCCGCCAACAGGGGCTGTCACTGGCACAAAGAACCATGGACAGCCTGGAATATTTGTGGACGCAGATGATCATCAGTTACGACCTAAACAGCCAGCTCAACCTGGTTCGTCACAGTGGCTCGAAAATGAAGCAGCTGTTGCCATCAGGTGACGATCTGATCCGTTGGACAGTTTCATTGGTGACTCTATTTCTGAGTCTGACCCTTATCTGGTGGCTGCTTAAATTCAGACGGATAACAGTGCAACAAAAACTGTTGAGTCGCTACTTGAAAGCCCTTCAGCGACGTTATGGAGTGGACACAGGAGTCATGACCAGTGGCCTTGTAGAACAGGCCAAACAATTGAAGGACCCTGACTGCTTGGCTTTTGCCCAACGCTATAGCGCTATGCTCTATGGCAACAAATCTTTGACGACAGAAGAATACCGACAACTCAACGATCTCATCACAAAAATACGCCAGACCAAGCAGGAAAAAACTTAA
- a CDS encoding enoyl-CoA hydratase/isomerase family protein, translating to MAEPCILTHQQDQIGFITLNRPDQMNTFTPEFAALLDQALWNFERDENVRVIVIKAAGKHFCTGISLDQFKDKSALEYRRFLYEIDAFYHTLNRLNTPTIASVHGYALANGAGLSFGCDLTVATDSATFGTTAINVGLICLGPAAPMTKLIGRKKTMELVLTGEMISAQEAERLGLINKVVADDQLEEETLKLAQKLVKKSPLALSIGKEGLRRLQDVPYHQGLESMDDLFAALCATQDAEEGVRAFLEKRQPNWQGR from the coding sequence ATGGCAGAGCCCTGTATTTTAACGCATCAACAGGATCAAATTGGTTTTATTACCTTAAATCGCCCCGATCAGATGAATACCTTTACCCCGGAATTTGCCGCGTTACTTGACCAGGCGTTGTGGAATTTTGAGCGAGATGAAAATGTCCGTGTCATTGTCATCAAAGCTGCGGGAAAACATTTCTGTACTGGTATCTCTCTCGATCAGTTCAAGGATAAAAGTGCCCTGGAGTATCGCCGTTTTCTTTACGAGATCGATGCGTTTTACCATACGCTTAATCGTTTGAATACACCGACCATCGCCTCAGTGCATGGCTATGCACTGGCCAATGGCGCCGGATTGTCGTTTGGCTGTGATCTGACGGTGGCGACTGACTCGGCGACATTTGGCACGACAGCGATCAATGTCGGCCTCATCTGCCTGGGACCGGCAGCGCCCATGACCAAGCTGATTGGTCGTAAAAAGACCATGGAGCTGGTGTTGACCGGTGAGATGATCAGCGCGCAAGAAGCGGAACGTCTGGGATTGATCAATAAGGTGGTGGCCGATGATCAGCTTGAAGAGGAAACCTTGAAACTGGCGCAGAAGCTGGTGAAGAAGAGCCCGCTGGCGTTGAGCATTGGCAAGGAAGGGCTGCGTCGTTTGCAGGATGTGCCGTATCATCAGGGATTGGAAAGCATGGATGATCTGTTTGCTGCCCTGTGTGCCACACAGGATGCTGAAGAAGGGGTGCGGGCCTTTCTGGAAAAACGACAACCAAATTGGCAGGGGCGGTAA
- a CDS encoding DEAD/DEAH box helicase, whose protein sequence is MSSFNDLGLSAELLRAVSEQGYSSPTPIQANAIPAVLEGGDLLAAAQTGTGKTAGFTLPVLQRLSEMPLASGHRPVRALVLTPTRELAAQVAASVSSYGKYLPLRSAVVFGGVKINPQISLLRKGVDILVATPGRLLDHVSQRTVDLSKVEILVLDEADRMLDMGFIRDIRKILALLPQQRQNLLFSATFSDDIKRLADALLKTPTLIEVARRNTASEQVEQTVHLIDKGRKRELLSHMIGSQNWQQVLVFTRTKRGANRLAQQLEKDGLKSTAIHGNKTQGARTKALADFKSGKARVLVATDIAARGLDIDQLPHVVNYELPDVPEDYVHRIGRTGRAGHSGKAISLVCSEENKQLRDIERLLKRPISKEVIVGYEPSNVEKQCSKRPEPQVKNRTQRPKRTTSTAPKRHWNSRPKATSSARG, encoded by the coding sequence TTGAGTTCATTTAACGACCTCGGCCTGTCGGCCGAACTGCTTCGTGCTGTTTCCGAGCAAGGTTACAGTAGCCCCACCCCGATCCAAGCCAATGCTATCCCCGCCGTCCTCGAAGGTGGCGATCTTCTTGCCGCCGCACAAACCGGTACCGGTAAAACCGCCGGGTTCACCCTGCCCGTGTTGCAACGGCTCAGTGAAATGCCACTTGCCTCAGGACACCGTCCGGTACGCGCCCTGGTTCTGACACCGACCCGCGAACTGGCCGCTCAGGTTGCTGCCAGTGTTTCCAGTTACGGCAAATATCTGCCGTTACGCTCTGCCGTTGTGTTTGGTGGTGTAAAAATCAATCCGCAAATCAGCTTGCTGCGTAAAGGCGTGGATATTCTGGTCGCCACCCCCGGCCGTTTGCTGGACCATGTGTCACAAAGAACCGTCGATCTGTCCAAGGTAGAAATTCTCGTTCTGGACGAGGCTGATCGCATGCTGGATATGGGTTTCATCCGCGATATCCGCAAGATTCTGGCCCTGCTGCCTCAGCAACGTCAAAACCTGCTGTTTTCGGCAACGTTTTCTGATGATATCAAGCGGCTGGCTGACGCGTTGTTAAAAACGCCGACGCTGATCGAAGTGGCTCGACGTAATACGGCGTCCGAACAAGTCGAGCAAACCGTTCACCTGATTGATAAAGGCCGCAAAAGAGAGTTGCTCTCCCATATGATCGGCTCACAGAACTGGCAGCAGGTGCTAGTCTTTACCCGCACCAAGCGCGGCGCCAACCGCCTCGCCCAGCAACTGGAAAAAGACGGGCTCAAATCGACGGCGATCCACGGTAATAAAACCCAGGGTGCCCGCACCAAAGCACTGGCCGATTTCAAATCGGGCAAAGCGCGGGTCCTCGTTGCCACCGATATTGCAGCACGCGGTCTCGACATTGATCAACTGCCGCATGTGGTGAATTACGAACTGCCCGATGTCCCGGAAGACTATGTGCATCGTATCGGTCGCACCGGTCGCGCCGGGCATAGTGGCAAAGCCATTTCTCTGGTGTGCAGTGAAGAAAATAAACAACTGCGGGATATCGAACGCCTTCTCAAGCGGCCGATCAGTAAAGAGGTGATTGTCGGCTATGAGCCGAGCAACGTCGAAAAGCAATGCTCGAAACGACCTGAACCCCAGGTGAAAAATCGCACGCAGCGCCCGAAGAGAACCACCTCAACCGCCCCCAAAAGGCACTGGAATAGCCGACCGAAAGCAACATCATCGGCACGAGGCTAA
- a CDS encoding Sir2 family NAD-dependent protein deacetylase — protein sequence MESSLQQAIETMKQAEVLVITSGAGMGVDSGLPDFRGDEGFWNAYPMYQHLGINFYEAANPIHFSRDPRFGWGFYGHRTNLYRDTVPHQGFALLKKWIKQLSVESFVVTSNVDGQFQKAGFPEEKIVEVHGSIHHLQCQRPCRHDIWPNTEQIPVDFTTMRAQHLPRCPYCGEVARPNILMFGDFSWIDERTAAQESRFNDFLIRHNGKRLVIVEMGAGTAVPTIRHLTQTLARKTNARAIRINPREAEIGAPNISIALGALAGLTAIDQALF from the coding sequence ATGGAGAGCTCTTTACAACAGGCCATTGAGACGATGAAGCAGGCTGAAGTTCTCGTCATCACCAGTGGCGCAGGCATGGGCGTTGATTCGGGGCTTCCCGACTTTCGCGGTGATGAAGGTTTCTGGAACGCTTATCCCATGTATCAGCATCTCGGCATCAATTTTTATGAGGCCGCCAACCCGATCCATTTTTCACGTGATCCGCGATTCGGCTGGGGCTTCTACGGCCACCGCACCAACCTCTATCGCGACACCGTTCCCCATCAGGGCTTTGCACTACTGAAAAAATGGATCAAACAACTCAGCGTGGAAAGCTTTGTCGTCACCTCCAACGTCGACGGCCAGTTTCAGAAAGCAGGCTTCCCCGAGGAGAAAATCGTCGAAGTACATGGGTCTATCCATCACCTGCAATGCCAGCGCCCCTGCCGTCACGATATCTGGCCCAACACTGAACAGATTCCTGTCGATTTCACCACCATGCGCGCTCAACACCTGCCGCGCTGCCCCTATTGCGGTGAGGTTGCCCGCCCCAATATTCTCATGTTCGGTGATTTTTCGTGGATTGATGAACGCACCGCCGCGCAGGAAAGTCGTTTCAACGACTTTTTGATCCGGCATAACGGTAAGCGGCTGGTGATTGTTGAAATGGGTGCTGGCACGGCCGTGCCGACCATCCGTCATCTAACCCAAACACTGGCTCGTAAAACCAATGCTCGGGCCATTCGCATCAACCCCCGCGAAGCGGAGATCGGCGCGCCGAACATCAGCATTGCCCTTGGTGCGTTGGCAGGATTGACAGCGATTGATCAGGCGTTGTTCTGA
- a CDS encoding YihY/virulence factor BrkB family protein, producing MALKASVEKWQNWLATDLWADDGKRGCYDFVRVLAAAVIGFRRRNCIQHAAALTFNTLLALIPLLAIMFALLKGLGVHNTIEPLLLKQLSVGSEEVVTNIITYINNTNVARLGSVGLVMLVFTVLALLSNIEKSFNDLWQVEETRSLFRRFADYFSVVTLGPLFVLAAISMNTSIRSQHVVQWLLSKPVFGDALLMLFEVLPFFAIWAAFIFLYMFVPNTKVKLSSALVGGISAGSLWLLTQWAYINFQYGVGKYNAIYGTMAALPIFMIWLYVSWMITLLGVQLCWAFQSRCHISRLLGKGNRDDEWEPMHVLELLVLIYNRFEQGAEPWPMEDLLEEASMPTAQAHLALERLKSCDLVVLADDEKTDALLVVPQKSAQSIDLTHVLEPRTSQALGHEVRAVVVPLNRSYHDYLATFNLPELVHRTSREESSQNNA from the coding sequence ATGGCATTAAAAGCATCCGTAGAAAAATGGCAGAACTGGCTGGCCACCGATTTGTGGGCTGATGACGGCAAACGGGGCTGCTACGATTTTGTCCGGGTGTTGGCGGCTGCCGTGATCGGCTTTCGACGACGCAATTGTATTCAGCATGCGGCCGCTCTGACCTTCAATACGCTTCTGGCCTTGATCCCGTTACTGGCCATCATGTTTGCCCTGCTCAAAGGGCTAGGTGTCCATAACACCATTGAGCCGCTACTGCTTAAACAACTTTCTGTCGGCTCCGAAGAAGTTGTCACCAATATCATCACCTACATCAACAACACCAACGTGGCGCGCCTCGGTTCAGTCGGTCTGGTCATGTTGGTGTTTACGGTTCTGGCATTGCTCTCCAATATCGAGAAGTCGTTCAATGATCTCTGGCAGGTGGAGGAAACCCGGTCGTTGTTCCGTCGTTTTGCCGATTATTTTTCCGTCGTCACCCTGGGGCCGCTGTTTGTTCTCGCTGCCATCTCCATGAATACCTCGATCCGCAGTCAGCATGTTGTTCAATGGTTGTTGAGTAAGCCGGTGTTTGGTGATGCTCTGCTGATGTTGTTTGAGGTGTTGCCGTTCTTTGCCATTTGGGCGGCGTTTATCTTCCTTTACATGTTCGTTCCCAACACCAAAGTGAAGTTGTCGTCTGCCCTGGTGGGCGGCATCAGTGCCGGCAGCCTGTGGTTGCTGACCCAGTGGGCGTATATCAATTTTCAGTATGGGGTCGGCAAGTACAATGCCATTTACGGCACCATGGCGGCCTTACCAATCTTCATGATCTGGCTGTATGTGTCGTGGATGATTACCCTGTTGGGCGTGCAATTATGCTGGGCATTTCAATCCCGTTGTCATATCAGCCGTTTGCTGGGAAAAGGGAATCGCGATGACGAGTGGGAGCCCATGCATGTTCTCGAATTGCTGGTGTTGATTTACAACCGGTTTGAGCAGGGAGCAGAGCCCTGGCCTATGGAGGACTTGCTCGAAGAGGCTTCCATGCCGACAGCGCAGGCTCATCTGGCTCTGGAGCGTCTCAAAAGCTGTGATTTGGTCGTGCTGGCGGATGATGAGAAGACCGATGCCTTGCTGGTTGTGCCGCAAAAATCAGCGCAATCTATTGACCTGACGCATGTTCTTGAACCCCGGACATCACAAGCTCTTGGTCATGAGGTTCGTGCTGTGGTTGTGCCGCTCAACCGTTCATACCATGACTATCTGGCAACCTTCAATCTGCCCGAGTTGGTTCACAGAACATCACGTGAAGAATCTTCTCAGAACAACGCCTGA
- the rssA gene encoding patatin-like phospholipase RssA, whose protein sequence is MSKRRMPKIGLALGSGSARGWSHIGVIKALAGIGIEPDIVCGCSIGSVVGAAYVSGRLSQFEEWVRSLTRMDVARFFELDFSLSGFVDVERLQGFFDDYVMDDQATIESLERSFATVATDLENGREIWFTEGSLNDAIWASIALPGIFPPVRHQHRWLVDGGLVNPVPVSICRALGAEVVIAVNLNGDIVGKHFTRIETETSLESEMEKNSFTTQISKTIRDYSSALFPAKDKPEAPKPPGIFEALAGSINITQDRITRSRMAGDPPDFLLTPKLSKIGLLEFYRADEAIREGEDCVLRQKEQFVSFLNL, encoded by the coding sequence ATGAGCAAACGACGTATGCCTAAAATTGGACTGGCGCTGGGCAGTGGTTCTGCGCGAGGCTGGAGTCATATTGGGGTGATTAAGGCTTTGGCTGGCATCGGGATTGAGCCGGATATCGTCTGCGGTTGTTCTATTGGCAGTGTCGTGGGGGCGGCTTATGTCAGTGGTCGCCTTTCCCAGTTCGAAGAATGGGTGCGCTCTTTAACGCGCATGGATGTCGCGCGGTTTTTTGAGCTGGATTTCTCTTTGAGCGGCTTTGTCGATGTAGAGCGCTTGCAGGGCTTTTTTGACGACTATGTGATGGACGACCAGGCAACCATTGAATCACTGGAGAGATCATTTGCCACTGTGGCGACGGATCTGGAGAATGGTCGGGAGATCTGGTTTACCGAAGGCTCGCTCAATGACGCCATCTGGGCCTCCATCGCTTTGCCGGGAATTTTTCCGCCGGTTCGTCACCAACATCGTTGGCTGGTGGATGGCGGTCTGGTGAACCCGGTGCCGGTGTCAATTTGCCGTGCACTGGGCGCTGAAGTGGTGATTGCCGTCAACCTGAATGGTGATATTGTCGGCAAACACTTTACTCGTATCGAAACGGAAACCTCGCTGGAAAGCGAGATGGAGAAAAACAGCTTCACCACCCAGATCAGCAAAACAATACGTGATTATTCGTCCGCGCTCTTCCCGGCAAAAGACAAACCAGAGGCCCCTAAGCCCCCAGGTATTTTTGAAGCTCTGGCCGGATCAATCAATATCACTCAAGATCGGATTACCCGCAGTCGCATGGCCGGTGATCCGCCCGATTTTCTGCTGACGCCGAAATTGTCAAAGATTGGTTTGCTGGAATTTTATCGTGCCGATGAAGCGATTCGTGAAGGGGAGGACTGTGTCTTACGTCAGAAAGAACAGTTTGTCAGTTTTCTGAATCTTTAG
- a CDS encoding SlyX family protein, with protein MEDRINDLESRIAFQEHTIQELQDLVATHQKQLYDMEEALKVMARRLSQMSSASSGAGSSDDERPPHY; from the coding sequence ATGGAAGATCGTATTAATGATCTGGAAAGCCGCATTGCTTTTCAGGAACACACCATTCAGGAATTGCAGGATCTTGTCGCGACCCATCAGAAACAGCTTTACGATATGGAAGAAGCTCTTAAAGTGATGGCGCGGCGGCTCAGCCAGATGTCGTCAGCCTCCTCCGGGGCAGGCAGTAGCGACGATGAACGTCCGCCCCATTATTGA
- a CDS encoding EVE domain-containing protein — protein MKYWLMKSEPEAFSIDDLQQMPQQTEHWDGVRNYQARNMMRDDMKIGDLVFFYHSNCAEPGIVGIMEVVKEGYPDFTAFDPSSKYFDAKSDGDKPRWFMVDIRYVRHFKRVIPLKELKEYPQLDGMQILRKGNRLSITPVSKEHWDFIVGLEDI, from the coding sequence ATGAAATACTGGCTGATGAAATCGGAACCGGAAGCATTCAGCATCGACGATCTGCAACAGATGCCGCAGCAGACCGAACATTGGGACGGCGTGCGCAACTATCAGGCGCGCAACATGATGCGTGATGACATGAAAATCGGCGATCTGGTGTTCTTCTATCACTCCAACTGCGCTGAGCCCGGCATCGTCGGCATCATGGAAGTGGTCAAGGAGGGCTATCCCGACTTCACCGCCTTTGACCCGAGCAGCAAATACTTTGATGCCAAAAGCGATGGCGACAAGCCACGCTGGTTCATGGTCGACATCCGTTATGTGCGCCATTTCAAACGGGTCATTCCCTTGAAGGAACTCAAAGAATATCCGCAACTCGACGGCATGCAGATCCTGCGTAAAGGCAATCGCCTGTCGATCACTCCGGTGAGCAAAGAGCATTGGGACTTTATTGTTGGCTTGGAAGACATCTGA
- a CDS encoding DUF2721 domain-containing protein → MEITLTTPALLFPAISLLLLAYTNRFLTLAALIRSLYAEWRDNHDHVLFGQLKNLRKRVLLIRTMQTMGIASLFLCVLAMLLFYFELILAGEVVFALSLVLLMISLGLSVYEIQISVHALDLQLKDLESPRPANPNGTCHPQPEQRPPSSLGSL, encoded by the coding sequence ATGGAAATCACTCTGACCACCCCGGCCCTGCTGTTTCCGGCAATCTCGCTGCTGTTGCTGGCCTATACCAACCGCTTTCTGACCCTGGCCGCGCTGATCCGCAGCCTGTATGCCGAATGGCGCGACAACCATGACCATGTGTTGTTCGGCCAGCTGAAAAACCTGCGCAAACGGGTCCTGCTCATCCGCACCATGCAGACCATGGGCATTGCCAGCCTGTTTCTGTGTGTGCTGGCGATGCTGCTGTTTTATTTCGAACTCATCCTGGCCGGAGAAGTTGTTTTCGCCCTGAGTTTGGTGCTGTTGATGATCTCCCTCGGACTGTCGGTGTATGAAATCCAGATTTCGGTGCACGCTCTGGATCTGCAGCTGAAGGACCTTGAATCGCCCCGTCCGGCCAATCCCAACGGCACCTGCCATCCGCAACCGGAACAACGGCCACCCTCGTCACTGGGAAGTTTGTAA
- a CDS encoding methyltransferase domain-containing protein has protein sequence MTSDWDQRWKERQKRPLQADNWLLKVLPLLPETGTALDIACGRGRNAVYLQQHGWQVTAVDSSVEALQQIQSACPEVTMLHHDLDQPLELNLNYDLVLQFFFLNRRQLPHFMQQVRPGGVMIIRTFSDAGNFGSKGGNPDHRLQPGELLEIFSGWEILCHEEGIEPSHKGGSLAGIVARRPL, from the coding sequence ATGACTTCTGACTGGGATCAACGCTGGAAAGAACGCCAGAAGCGGCCGTTGCAGGCCGACAACTGGCTGCTCAAGGTGCTGCCGTTGCTGCCTGAAACAGGCACAGCGCTGGATATTGCCTGTGGCCGTGGACGCAATGCCGTCTATCTGCAGCAGCACGGCTGGCAGGTAACGGCAGTGGACAGCTCCGTTGAGGCGCTGCAACAGATCCAATCAGCCTGCCCGGAGGTCACCATGCTTCATCATGATCTTGATCAACCTCTTGAGTTGAATCTGAACTACGATCTGGTGTTGCAGTTTTTCTTTCTCAACCGCCGACAACTGCCCCATTTTATGCAACAGGTGCGACCCGGTGGCGTGATGATAATTCGCACGTTCAGTGATGCGGGGAATTTTGGTAGCAAGGGCGGTAATCCGGACCACCGCCTGCAGCCGGGGGAATTGTTGGAGATCTTTTCAGGCTGGGAAATTCTTTGTCACGAAGAAGGAATCGAGCCATCGCACAAAGGGGGTAGTCTGGCCGGGATTGTGGCCCGGCGACCGCTTTGA
- a CDS encoding energy-coupling factor transporter transmembrane component T, giving the protein MKRKNVDALFMTAPILETPRTRINIPAGVHLFITILLSSSAFLVRDVQWISTMIAVNLGWMVVCGVPWRQLKRLVRPFVMQTMMLLALYGFKQGQQGVLPAVQVSLQLMLTLMPPIVLSWCVPASQMARTFSRWMPDQAAFVLSASLHFFPMVLSEWRILYQAQQLRGVPLSWQQLWRPWHWPLVLRCLVVPAVVIAMTLAHEIALAARARNFSSGKRSCWMEEI; this is encoded by the coding sequence TTGAAGCGCAAGAACGTTGATGCTCTGTTTATGACCGCGCCGATACTGGAAACACCTCGCACTCGAATCAACATTCCGGCCGGTGTTCACCTGTTCATCACGATTCTTTTGTCGAGCAGCGCATTTCTGGTGCGCGATGTGCAGTGGATTTCAACCATGATCGCCGTCAACCTTGGGTGGATGGTTGTGTGTGGTGTGCCCTGGCGTCAATTAAAACGCCTTGTGCGTCCGTTTGTCATGCAGACGATGATGTTGCTGGCGCTATACGGTTTCAAACAAGGCCAGCAGGGTGTGTTGCCGGCCGTTCAGGTGTCGTTGCAGCTGATGTTAACCCTGATGCCGCCCATTGTGTTGAGCTGGTGTGTGCCAGCGTCGCAGATGGCGCGCACCTTTTCGCGCTGGATGCCGGATCAGGCGGCCTTTGTACTCTCGGCGAGCCTGCATTTTTTTCCGATGGTTCTTAGTGAATGGCGCATTCTTTATCAGGCCCAGCAATTACGCGGCGTTCCATTGTCGTGGCAACAGCTGTGGCGACCGTGGCATTGGCCACTGGTGTTGCGTTGTCTGGTGGTGCCCGCCGTGGTGATCGCCATGACTCTGGCGCATGAAATCGCCCTGGCTGCCAGGGCACGCAACTTCAGCAGTGGAAAGCGCAGCTGCTGGATGGAGGAAATATGA